From a single bacterium genomic region:
- a CDS encoding serine kinase, producing the protein MKLKEIVEKLNLEVKSAPEMLDKEVTGGYVSDLLSDVMANAREGNIWVTLQIHQNIVAVASLKEIRGIILVNNRQPDEDTLQKAIHEKIPILVSKLSTFELVGKLYQLPITS; encoded by the coding sequence ATGAAGTTAAAGGAAATAGTTGAAAAATTAAATTTAGAGGTTAAATCTGCACCGGAAATGTTAGACAAGGAAGTTACCGGCGGCTATGTCTCTGACCTGTTATCGGATGTGATGGCAAATGCCAGGGAAGGAAATATCTGGGTAACTTTACAAATACATCAAAATATCGTGGCCGTGGCTTCCTTGAAAGAGATTAGAGGGATTATCTTAGTTAATAATCGTCAGCCAGACGAAGATACACTACAAAAGGCAATCCATGAAAAAATTCCTATTTTAGTCAGTAAATTATCAACTTTTGAGTTAGTAGGGAAATTATATCAGTTACCAATTACCAGTTAG
- a CDS encoding argininosuccinate synthase, whose translation MKKIVLAYSGGLDTSVMIKWLKDNYDVLVIAVAIDLGQGEDFDKLHSKAISSGADKIYIEDVKDEFINQYIFPALKANAIYEGKYLLATSLSRPLIARKLVEVAKKENADTAAHGCTGKGNDQVRFEVTISALAPELKILAPARIWEFKSREQEIEYAIKHNIPVQVTRESPYSIDKNLWGVSIECGPLEDPWVEPPEDAYQITTAQSPTEPTYLEIAFEKGIPVKLNNEEYASVKLIQRLNEIGGKYAIGRVDVVENRLVGVKSREVYEAPAATILFEAHKALESLVLDRETIHFKEIISLKYAELIYYGLWYSPLKSALDGFVEKTQTNVTGKIRVKLLPGKAIVVGRASAYSQYRYELATYSQDDTFDHQAAEGFIKIFGLPYKGIG comes from the coding sequence ATGAAAAAAATTGTTTTGGCATATTCTGGTGGGTTAGATACCTCCGTGATGATTAAATGGTTAAAAGACAATTATGATGTTTTGGTGATTGCCGTAGCCATAGATTTAGGTCAGGGAGAAGATTTTGATAAATTGCACTCAAAGGCAATATCAAGCGGGGCGGATAAGATTTATATTGAGGATGTCAAGGATGAATTTATTAATCAATATATCTTTCCTGCATTAAAGGCAAATGCGATTTATGAAGGTAAGTATTTATTAGCAACTTCACTTTCTCGACCTTTGATTGCCAGGAAATTAGTTGAGGTTGCCAAAAAGGAGAATGCAGATACTGCCGCACATGGTTGCACGGGTAAAGGCAATGACCAGGTTCGGTTTGAGGTGACAATTTCAGCTCTGGCTCCAGAACTAAAAATTTTAGCCCCTGCCAGAATATGGGAATTTAAAAGTCGTGAGCAAGAGATTGAATATGCGATAAAACACAATATCCCGGTGCAAGTAACCAGGGAGAGCCCGTATAGCATTGATAAAAACCTGTGGGGAGTAAGTATTGAGTGTGGTCCATTAGAAGACCCCTGGGTAGAACCACCAGAAGATGCTTATCAAATAACTACCGCTCAATCACCAACAGAACCAACTTATTTAGAAATAGCGTTTGAAAAAGGAATTCCGGTAAAACTAAATAATGAGGAGTATGCCTCAGTAAAGTTAATCCAGAGATTAAACGAAATAGGTGGGAAATATGCCATTGGACGGGTTGATGTAGTTGAGAATAGACTTGTTGGAGTGAAGTCACGAGAGGTTTATGAGGCACCAGCCGCGACTATTTTATTTGAGGCACATAAGGCATTAGAATCATTAGTGTTAGATAGAGAAACAATTCATTTTAAAGAAATAATCAGCTTGAAATACGCTGAATTGATATATTATGGATTATGGTATTCGCCATTAAAATCTGCATTAGACGGATTTGTCGAAAAGACACAAACTAATGTTACGGGTAAAATCAGAGTAAAACTTTTACCTGGCAAGGCAATCGTGGTTGGTCGAGCATCCGCATATTCACAATACCGCTATGAATTAGCCACATACAGCCAGGATGATACCTTTGACCATCAAGCCGCTGAAGGATTTATCAAAATCTTTGGTTTACCGTATAAAGGAATAGGTTAA
- a CDS encoding exodeoxyribonuclease VII small subunit, whose product MEEKIKFEEALVELEGIVRKLEQGGLPLEESLAAFEKGMKLSKTCFKKLNEAQRKIEILSKDKEIGKITSKPFLLEEIESDDKKGDEFMN is encoded by the coding sequence ATGGAAGAAAAAATAAAATTTGAAGAGGCATTAGTAGAACTGGAAGGGATTGTCCGAAAATTAGAGCAAGGTGGCTTACCATTAGAGGAATCATTAGCCGCTTTTGAAAAAGGAATGAAACTGTCAAAGACCTGTTTTAAAAAGTTGAATGAGGCACAACGCAAAATCGAAATTTTATCTAAAGATAAAGAAATAGGTAAAATTACTTCTAAACCATTTTTATTAGAAGAAATTGAGTCTGATGATAAGAAGGGAGATGAATTTATGAATTAA
- a CDS encoding ATP-binding protein — protein MEDLSLHILDIVENSIRAGAKRVKIKIDENLKKDVLKIEMNDDGFGMDEETVKKATDPFFTTKKTRKVGLGLSLLAQAANECDGKFEIKSKKGIGTKITASFKHSHIDRKPIGDMKQTIMTLIAGNPEIDFFYQHKKENLTYSLDTDKIKADLDEIPINNVEVLKLIQKDLMEDLK, from the coding sequence GTGGAAGATTTATCATTACATATTCTGGACATAGTTGAAAACTCAATTCGAGCTGGGGCAAAAAGGGTCAAAATAAAGATTGACGAAAATTTAAAAAAAGATGTGCTAAAAATCGAGATGAACGATGATGGTTTTGGAATGGATGAAGAAACGGTTAAAAAAGCCACAGACCCGTTTTTTACGACTAAAAAAACACGAAAGGTCGGTTTAGGGCTTTCATTGCTTGCTCAGGCGGCGAATGAATGTGACGGCAAATTTGAAATAAAATCAAAAAAAGGGATTGGAACTAAAATTACCGCGAGTTTCAAACATAGTCATATCGACCGCAAACCCATCGGCGATATGAAACAAACAATAATGACGCTCATAGCCGGAAATCCAGAAATAGACTTTTTTTATCAACATAAAAAAGAAAACTTAACTTATTCTCTGGATACGGACAAAATAAAGGCAGATTTGGATGAAATCCCAATAAATAATGTCGAGGTGCTAAAACTTATCCAGAAAGACCTTATGGAAGATTTAAAGTAA
- a CDS encoding DRTGG domain-containing protein, with protein MKLRELKEILEAEILTDTSGLEIEVKMACGADLMSDVLSFTKARALLLTGLTNSQVIRTAEISDIKAICFVRGKKPPPETIDMAKEKNIPLLVTNLPMYESCGRLYQKGLPGCSEIEE; from the coding sequence ATGAAACTTAGAGAACTAAAAGAAATTTTAGAGGCTGAAATTCTTACAGATACCTCTGGTTTAGAAATAGAAGTAAAGATGGCTTGTGGCGCGGATTTAATGAGTGATGTCTTATCCTTTACTAAAGCCAGGGCATTACTTCTCACAGGTCTCACTAATTCCCAGGTAATTCGGACCGCAGAGATATCTGATATAAAGGCAATTTGTTTTGTGCGTGGTAAAAAACCACCCCCAGAAACAATTGACATGGCAAAAGAAAAAAATATCCCATTATTAGTCACTAATTTACCGATGTATGAGTCCTGTGGTCGATTATATCAAAAAGGATTACCCGGGTGCTCAGAGATAGAAGAATAA
- a CDS encoding CBS domain-containing protein, translating to MDAKEKISVIQELAYELKVGEVMKKEVITVSPNNLIADLREILRDNRISGTPVVDKGKLVGIISLEDFIKCLLDGEMEIPVSQKMTQSIQTLYEDEPLIHAINKFEKLNYGRFPVVARENGKLVGIITKGDIIHGLLQRLEHEYYEEEIKRLRASHFFEDIIADESRIILQYNIVGNDFKRAGESSSRLKKTLTRLGIRPQVIRRLAIASYEAEMNIVIFTSQGKIIANIQPRQIKLSVIDSGPGIPDVEQAMQPGFSTAPDWIREMGFGAGMGLVNIKKCADKFSINSKVGQGTQIEIIINLE from the coding sequence ATGGATGCAAAAGAAAAAATTAGTGTAATTCAAGAACTGGCTTATGAATTAAAAGTTGGCGAGGTAATGAAAAAAGAGGTTATTACTGTTAGTCCGAATAATTTAATCGCTGACTTGCGTGAAATTTTGAGAGATAACCGTATCTCAGGAACACCGGTTGTAGATAAAGGTAAATTAGTTGGGATTATTAGTCTTGAAGATTTTATTAAATGTTTATTAGATGGAGAAATGGAAATCCCTGTTTCACAAAAAATGACTCAATCTATACAAACTTTATACGAGGATGAACCACTTATCCACGCCATTAATAAATTCGAGAAATTAAATTATGGAAGATTTCCGGTAGTTGCAAGAGAAAATGGTAAATTAGTTGGGATTATAACCAAAGGAGATATTATTCATGGGCTATTGCAAAGATTAGAACATGAATATTATGAGGAGGAGATTAAGCGACTTCGAGCAAGTCATTTCTTTGAGGATATTATTGCCGATGAATCAAGGATAATTTTACAATATAATATTGTTGGAAATGATTTTAAGCGAGCGGGAGAGTCATCAAGCCGTCTCAAAAAAACACTGACACGATTAGGTATCCGTCCGCAGGTAATTCGTCGGTTAGCTATTGCCAGTTATGAAGCGGAGATGAATATTGTTATTTTTACATCTCAAGGCAAGATTATCGCTAATATTCAACCCAGGCAGATTAAGCTTTCCGTGATAGACTCTGGACCTGGCATACCTGATGTTGAACAAGCAATGCAACCCGGCTTCTCTACCGCACCAGATTGGATTCGAGAAATGGGTTTTGGTGCAGGTATGGGACTGGTCAATATTAAAAAGTGTGCTGATAAATTCTCCATCAATTCAAAAGTAGGTCAAGGAACTCAAATTGAAATTATTATAAATTTAGAGTAG
- the nuoE gene encoding NADH-quinone oxidoreductase subunit NuoE: protein MEKECQCAKKVEITQEQWAKIDGIIAKYKDKPGALIPVLEQVQGVAGFLPEEVQHHIAERLNLSSSMVYGVVTFYSFFTMVPRGRHLIRVCLGTACYVKRSDEILDKVKQELNVGVGKMTGDGRYSLDSVRCLGACGLAPVVVVDEDTYGAVDSVKIMEIVNEYK, encoded by the coding sequence ATGGAAAAAGAATGTCAATGTGCAAAAAAGGTTGAAATAACCCAGGAACAGTGGGCAAAGATTGATGGGATAATTGCTAAATACAAGGATAAACCAGGTGCTCTTATCCCGGTATTAGAACAGGTACAGGGCGTAGCCGGATTTTTACCCGAAGAGGTCCAACACCATATCGCGGAGAGATTAAATCTTTCCTCATCTATGGTCTATGGTGTCGTCACTTTCTATTCATTCTTTACAATGGTGCCCAGAGGAAGACATTTAATCCGTGTCTGCCTGGGAACAGCCTGTTATGTAAAAAGAAGTGATGAGATTTTAGATAAGGTTAAACAAGAATTAAATGTAGGAGTTGGGAAAATGACCGGAGATGGAAGATATTCGTTAGATAGTGTTCGCTGTCTGGGAGCCTGTGGTTTAGCACCAGTGGTAGTAGTAGATGAAGATACCTACGGAGCAGTTGACTCGGTTAAGATTATGGAGATTGTGAATGAATATAAATAA
- a CDS encoding PHP domain-containing protein, protein MLKIFNTDLHIHTCLSPCGDLDMTPKRIINTAKSKKLDIIGICDHNSAENVLISKKIGKTFEITVIGGIEITTSEEVHLLALFDNDDDLLKLQELVYENLPGVNDENAFGLQLVVNEDDEIVRHNQRLLIGATKLTIEKCVEAIHSLNGIAIASHIDREGFGIIGQLGFIPEGLELDAVEISPNITKDKLTVKEFPVITGSDAHFLADIGKTWTQFSLKKPMVKEIKKALLKTTLKI, encoded by the coding sequence ATGCTTAAAATATTTAATACAGATTTGCATATCCATACCTGCCTTTCTCCTTGTGGGGACCTGGATATGACACCAAAACGAATAATAAATACGGCAAAGTCAAAAAAATTAGATATAATCGGTATCTGCGACCATAATTCAGCCGAAAATGTCTTGATTAGTAAAAAAATTGGCAAAACCTTTGAGATAACGGTTATTGGGGGAATTGAGATTACAACATCAGAAGAAGTACATCTATTAGCCCTTTTTGATAATGATGATGACCTACTAAAATTACAAGAACTTGTCTATGAAAACTTACCAGGTGTAAATGACGAGAATGCCTTTGGATTACAATTAGTGGTTAATGAAGATGACGAAATTGTAAGGCATAACCAGAGGCTTTTGATTGGAGCAACTAAATTAACGATTGAAAAATGTGTTGAGGCAATTCATTCGCTTAATGGCATTGCCATTGCCTCACATATTGACCGTGAAGGATTTGGAATTATTGGGCAATTGGGCTTTATTCCAGAAGGGTTAGAATTAGATGCTGTCGAAATATCGCCAAACATAACAAAGGATAAATTGACAGTAAAAGAATTTCCTGTAATTACAGGCTCTGATGCCCATTTTTTAGCGGATATTGGTAAAACATGGACTCAATTTTCACTAAAAAAACCAATGGTAAAAGAAATAAAAAAGGCTTTATTAAAAACTACATTAAAGATTTAG
- a CDS encoding (2Fe-2S) ferredoxin domain-containing protein, giving the protein MPKLRVEDLKKIKKDYQTTATLREGGYRAKITVHMGTCGIAAGARKVMTSLMDEVAKRNVKDIIVTTSGCAGLCSREPMATVELIGKSPVKYVELDAEKIIKILTQHVLGEKIVEEYAFVMGSETTY; this is encoded by the coding sequence ATGCCAAAATTAAGGGTAGAGGATTTAAAAAAGATTAAAAAGGATTATCAAACAACCGCAACATTACGGGAAGGTGGTTATCGGGCAAAAATAACAGTTCACATGGGAACCTGTGGTATTGCCGCCGGGGCAAGAAAAGTAATGACCTCTTTGATGGACGAAGTTGCAAAAAGAAATGTAAAAGACATTATCGTAACTACCTCAGGTTGTGCTGGTCTGTGCAGTCGTGAACCAATGGCTACGGTTGAATTAATAGGAAAATCACCAGTTAAATATGTGGAGCTGGATGCAGAAAAAATAATCAAGATACTAACTCAACATGTCCTTGGTGAGAAGATTGTCGAAGAATATGCCTTTGTTATGGGTAGTGAAACGACTTATTAA